From Haemorhous mexicanus isolate bHaeMex1 chromosome 2, bHaeMex1.pri, whole genome shotgun sequence, the proteins below share one genomic window:
- the DGKH gene encoding diacylglycerol kinase eta isoform X4: MWNISQGCITGTPAPTPDPPSVTCAERASLESLLTACPVKVHTACKDLYPRKCPLGQCKVSIIPPTALNSIDSDGFWKATCPPSCASPLLVFVNSKSGDNQGVKFLRRFKQSLNPAQVFDLMNGGPHLGLRLFQKFDNFRILVCGGDGSVGWVLSEIDKLSLHKQCQLGVLPLGTGNDLARVLGWGGSCDDDTQLPQILEKLERASTKMLDRWSIMSYELKLPAKPSILPVTAEESEECQISAYEDSVAAHLAKILNSDQHSVVISSAKILCETVKDFVAKIGKTYEKPMENAEEADAMAIKCSELNEKLDLLLQALHTEAQAAPILPGIAPPIVEEEPEEFSSEESLSESKEQLAECVSKSSQKLFKPRQQLMLRANSLKKAVRQIIEQAEKVVDEQNAHSEEQVNQSPVEYSKELDESKEEEKEEDTKELESPSTKTAPRSPDRRTSRGIHSQTGSFSASTLAASKENLPVLNTRIICPGLRAGLAASIAGSSIISKMLLANIDPFGATPFIDPDPDSLEGYSEKCVMNNYFGIGLDAKISLEFNNKREEHPEKCRSRTKNMMWYGVLGTKELLQRTYKNLEQKVQLECDGQYIPLPSLQGIAVLNIPSYAGGTNFWGGTKEDDIFGAPSFDDKILEVVAVFGSMQMAVSRVIKLQHHRIAQCRSVKITILGDEGVPVQVDGEAWIQPPGVIKIIHKNRAQMLTRDRAFENTLKSWEDKQKYDSCKPVIRSPLYPQQAVELATEEEVAQIQLCSQAAEELITRICEAAKVHGLLEQELAHAVNACSHALNKANPRFPESLTRNTAMEIAVNVKALHNETESLLVGRVPLQLEAPHEELLSDALHSVEIELRKLAEIPWLYYVFQPNDDEDPPLDYAKRNNRSTVFRIVPKFKKEKTQKHKTSPQPGPGDNESGSYEANSPGN, translated from the exons TGTGCCAGTCCTCTTTTAGTTTTTGTTAACTCAAAGAGTGGAGACAATCAGGGAGTAAAGTTTCTTCGTCGATTCAAACAGTCGTTAAATCCAGCTCAGGTCTTCGATTTAATGAATGGAGGACCTCACTTAGG TTTGCGGTTATTTCAGAAGTTTGACAACTTCAGGATTCTTGTGTGTGGTGGCGATGGAAGCGTGGGTTGGGTCTTGTCAGAAATTGATAAGCTCAGCTTGCACAAGCAG TGTCAGTTAGGAGTGTTACCCCTTGGTACTGGAAATGACCTTGCTCGTGTCCTTGGTTGGGGAGGATCCTGTGATGATGATACGCAACTTCCTCAGATTTTGGAAAAACTAGAACGAGCCAGCACGAAAATGTTAGACAG GTGGAGTATAATGTCATATGAACTGAAATTACCAGCAAAGCCTTCTATTCTTCCTGTGACTGCAGAAGAGTCAGAGGAGTGCCAG ATATCTGCTTATGAGGATTCAGTTGCTGCTCATCTTGCAAAAATTCTCAATTCTGATCAGCATTCAGTTGTCATATCATCTGCCAA AATATTATGTGAAACTGTAAAGGACTTTGTGGCCAAAATAGGGAAGACTTACGAAAAACCAATGGAAAATGCAGAGGAAGCTGATGCCATGGCCATTAAA TGCTCAGAGTTAAATGAAAAGCTGGACCTATTGCTCCAGGCTCTTCACACAgaagcccaggctgctcccattCTTCCAGGCATTGCTCCCCCCATCGTGGAAGAAGAACCAGAGGAGTTCTCAAGTGAAGAATCCTTGTCTGAAAGTAAAGAGCAATTAGCAGAGTGTGTCTCAAAGTCTTCCCAGAAGCTCTTCAAACCAAGGCAACAGTTAATGCTCCGAGCAAACAGCTTGAAGAAGGCTGTGAGGCAGATCATTGAACAAGCAGAAAAAG TTGTGGATGAGCAGAATGCTCATAGTGAAGAACAAGTGAACCAGTCTCCAGTAGAATACAGCAAAGAATTGGATGAATccaaagaagaggaaaaagaggaagataCAAAGGAACTTGAGTCTCCATCAA ctaaaactgcaccaagatcTCCTGACAGACGTACAAGCCGAGGTATCCATTCTCAGACAGGGTCTTTCTCTGCTTCAACTTTGGCAGCAAGCAAAGAAAACCTCCCAGTACTTAACACGAGGATTATCTGTCCAG gTTTAAGGGCTGGTCTAGCTGCTTCCATTGCAGGAAGTTCAATTATTAGCAAAATGTTGCTAGCAAACATCGATCCATTTGGTGCTACGCCGTTTATTGACCCGGATCCAGATTCCtt GGAGGGATATTCAGAAAAATGTGTCATGAACAACTATTTTGGAATTGGGTTAGATGCAAAAATTTCACTAGAATTTAATAACAAGCGAGAAGAGCACCCTGAAAAATGCAG AAGTCGGACGAAAAACATGATGTGGTATGGAGTTCTTGGCACAAAAGAGCTATTGCAGAGAACGTACAAGAACTTAGAACAAAAAGTTCAACTTGAG TGTGATGGACAGTACATCCCCCTTCCAAGCCTGCAGGGCATAGCTGTGCTAAACATTCCCAGCTATGCTGGTGGGACTAATTTCTGGGGTGGAACCAAAGAAGATGAT ATATTTGGAGCTCCATCATTTGATGATAAAATCTTAGAAGTTGTTGCTGTATTTGGCAGCATGCAGATGGCAGTGTCCAGAGTCATCAAACTGCAGCACCACAGGATAGCACAG TGTCGGTCAGTAAAGATCACCATACTTGGTGATGAAGGGGTTCCAGTGCAAGTCGATGGAGAGGCATGGATCCAGCCCCCGGGAGTTATTAAGATCATACATAAAAACAGAGCTCAGATGCTAACACGAGACAGA GCCTTTGAAAACACCCTGAAGTCTTGGGAGGACAAACAGAAGTATGATTCCTGCAAACCTGTCATTCGATCTCCCTTGTATCCTCAGCAAGCTGTTGAGTTGGCTACAGAGGAAGAAGTTGCACAGATCCAGTTGTGCTCACAAGCTGCAGAAGAACTTATTACCAG GATCTGTGAAGCAGCAAAAGTTCATGGCCTCTTGGAGCAGGAGCTTGCTCATGCTGTTAATGCATGTTCACATGCATTAAATAAAGCCAACCCAAGGTTTCCTGAG AGCCTTACCAGAAACACTGCCATGGAGATAGCTGTCAATGTGAAGGCCTTACACAATGAAACAGAATCTCTGCTAGTAGGAAGAGTTCCTTTG CAGTTAGAGGCTCCCCATGAAGAACTGTTGTCTGATGCTTTGCACAGTGTGGAAATAGAGTTGAGAAAACTTGCTGAGATTCCTTGGCTTTATTATGTTTTTCAACCAAATGACGATGAG GATCCCCCTCTGGATTATGCTAAAAGAAACAATAGAAGTACAGTGTTTCGTATAGTgccaaagtttaaaaaagaaaaaactcagaAGCATAAGACCAGCCCTCAGCCTG GACCTGGGGATAACGAAAGTGGGTCATATGAAGCGAATTCTCCAGGGAATTAA